A stretch of the Calypte anna isolate BGI_N300 chromosome 21, bCalAnn1_v1.p, whole genome shotgun sequence genome encodes the following:
- the LOC103537337 gene encoding cyclin-dependent kinase 11B isoform X5 translates to MGDEKDSWKVKTLDEILQEKKRRKEQEEKAEIKRMKNSDDRDSKRDSLEEGELRDHRMEITIRNSPYRREDSMEDRGEEDDSLAIKPPQQMSRKEKTHHRKDEKRKEKRRHRSHSAEGKHARVKEKEREHERRKRHREEQDKARREWERQKRREMAREHSRRERDRLEQLERERERKIREQQKEQREQKERERRAEERRKEREARRDAVKEEKPEERDPLSDLQDVSDSERKTSSAESSSESGSGSEEEEEESSSEGSEEEGEEEEEEEETGSNSEEVSEQSAEEVSEEEMSEEEEQENGNHIPVVPESRFDRDSAGSEVEEEEVGEGTPHSNAMTEGDYIPDSPVSSPIELKQELPKYLPALQGCRSVEEFQCLNRIEEGTYGVVYRAKDKKTDEIVALKRLKMEKEKEGFPITSLREINTILKAQHLNIVTVREIVVGSNMDKIYIVMNYVEHDLKSLMETMKQPFLPGEVKTLMIQLLRGVKHLHDNWILHRDLKTSNLLLSHSGILKVGDFGLAREYGSPLKPYTPVVVTLWYRAPELLLGAKEYSTAIDMWSVGCIFGELLTQKPLFPGKSEIDQINKVFKDLGTPSEKIWPGYNELPAVKKMTFTEYPYNNLRKRFGALLSDQGFDLMNNFLTYYPARRITAEDGLKHEYFRETPLPIDPSMFPTWPAKSEQQRVKRGTSPRPPEGGLGYSQLGDDDLKDTGFHLTTTNQGASAAGPGFSLKF, encoded by the exons atgggTGATGAAAAGGATTCTTGGAAAGTGAAAACTTTAGATGaaattcttcaagaaaaaaaacgCAGGAAGGAGCaagaagagaaggcagagaTAAAACGTATGAAAAAT TCAGATGACAGGGATTCCAAACGGGATTCcctggaggagggggagctgAGGGACCATCGCATGGAAATAACCATCAGGAACTCCCCATACAGGAGGGAAGACTCCATGGAAGACAG AGGAGAAGAAGATGATTCTTTGGCTATAAAACCACCACAGCAAATGTCACGGAAGGAGAAAACCCATCACAGGAAAgatgagaagaggaaagagaagcgCAGGCACCGCAGCCATTCAGCTGAAG GGAAACATGCCAGAGTGAAGGAGAAGGAACGGGAACACGAGCGCAGGAAGAGGCACAGGGAGGAGCAGGACAAAGCCCGGAGAGAGTGGGAGAGGCAGAAACGGAGAGAAATGGCAAGGGAGCATTCCAGGAGGGAGAG AGACCgtctggagcagctggagcGGGAACGAGAGAGGAAAATCcgagagcagcagaaggaacaAAGGGAGCAAAAAGAGCGGGAAAGGCGCGCGGAGGAGCGGCGCAAGGAGCGGGAGGCCAGGAGAGATG CAGTAAAAGAAGAGAAGCCAGAAGAGAGAGATCCTCTTTCAGACTTGCAAGATGTCAGTGACAGTGAGAGAAAAACCAGCTCAGCTGAGTCTTCTTCAG AATCTGGGTCAGGctcagaagaagaggaggaagagtcAAGCAGTGAAGGTTctgaggaagagggagaagaagaggaagaggaggaggagacaggAAGCAATTCTGAGGAAGTGTCTGAGCAGTCAGCTG AAGAGGTGAGCGAGGAAGAAATGAGTGAAGAGGAGGAACAGGAGAATGGAAACCACATCCCAGTTG TTCCAGAGTCAAGGTTTGACCGGGATTCAGCAGGAAGTGaagtggaagaggaggaggtgggggagggCACCCCTCACTCCAATGCCATGACAGAAGGGGATTACATTCCTGACTCCCCAGTCTCCTCACCCATTGAACTGAAACAGGAGCTCCCCAAGTATCTTCCTGCTCTTCAG GGTTGTCGCAGTGTGGAGGAGTTTCAGTGTTTGAACAGGATTGAAGAAGGAACATATGGTGTTGTGTACAGAGCAAAAGACAAGAAGACTG ATGAAATTGTGGCTCTGAAACgactgaaaatggaaaaggaaaaggaaggctTTCCCATTACTTCTCTGAGAGAAATAAACACTATTCTGAAAGCACAACACCTCAATATTGTCACTGTCAGA gAAATTGTTGTAGGCAGTAATATGGATAAAATCTATATTGTCATGAACTATGTAGAACATGATCTCAAGAGCCTGATGGAAACCATGAAGCAGCCGTTTCTCCCAG GTGAAGTGAAAACCTTGATGATCCAGTTACTGCGAGGAGTCAAGCACCTTCATGACAACTGGATACTTCACAGAGACCTGAAAACTTCCAACCTGCTTCTCAGCCACTCAGGCATCTTAAAA GTTGGAGATTTTGGGTTAGCCAGAGAATATGGATCCCCCCTGAAGCCATACACCCCTGTGGTTGTCACCCTCTGGTACAGAGCTCCAGAGCTGTTGCTGGGAGCTAAG GAATATTCAACAGCAATAGACATGTGGTCAGTGGGCTGCATCTTTGGGGAGCTCCTGACACAGAAACCCCTGTTCCCGGGCAAGTCAGAAATTGACCAGATCAACAAAGTTTTTAAG GATCTGGGTACTCCTAGTGAGAAGATCTGGCCTGGTTACAACGAGCTGCCAGCAGTGAAGAAGATGACATTCACAGAGTATCCCTACAACAACCTCCGCAAGAGATTTGGGGCACTCCTGTCTGACCAGGGCTTTGACCTGATGAACAA CTTTTTGACCTACTACCCAGCCAGGAGAATCACTGCTGAAGATGGTTTGAAGCACGAGTATTTCCGTGAGACTCCCCTTCCCATTGACCCCTCCATGTTTCCCACCTGGCCAGCAAAAAGTGAACAGCAAAGGGTAAAACGTGGCACCAGCCCCCGGCCCCCCGAGGGAGGCCTGGGGTACAGTCAGCTG ggGGATGATGATCTGAAAGACACAGGTTTCCATCTGACCACCACAAACCAGGGGGCATCTGCTGCAGGACCTGGTTTCAGCCTCAAGTTCTAA
- the LOC103537337 gene encoding cyclin-dependent kinase 11B isoform X6 codes for MRPWSRSPLRQQREKLEQGESRKPAVKEEKPEERDPLSDLQDVSDSERKTSSAESSSESGSGSEEEEEESSSEGSEEEGEEEEEEEETGSNSEEVSEQSAEEVSEEEMSEEEEQENGNHIPVVPESRFDRDSAGSEVEEEEVGEGTPHSNAMTEGDYIPDSPVSSPIELKQELPKYLPALQGCRSVEEFQCLNRIEEGTYGVVYRAKDKKTDEIVALKRLKMEKEKEGFPITSLREINTILKAQHLNIVTVREIVVGSNMDKIYIVMNYVEHDLKSLMETMKQPFLPGEVKTLMIQLLRGVKHLHDNWILHRDLKTSNLLLSHSGILKVGDFGLAREYGSPLKPYTPVVVTLWYRAPELLLGAKEYSTAIDMWSVGCIFGELLTQKPLFPGKSEIDQINKVFKDLGTPSEKIWPGYNELPAVKKMTFTEYPYNNLRKRFGALLSDQGFDLMNNFLTYYPARRITAEDGLKHEYFRETPLPIDPSMFPTWPAKSEQQRVKRGTSPRPPEGGLGYSQLGDDDLKDTGFHLTTTNQGASAAGPGFSLKF; via the exons ATGAGACCCTGGAGTCGCAGCCCATTAcgacagcagagagagaaacttGAGCAAGGAGAGAGCAGGAAACCAG CAGTAAAAGAAGAGAAGCCAGAAGAGAGAGATCCTCTTTCAGACTTGCAAGATGTCAGTGACAGTGAGAGAAAAACCAGCTCAGCTGAGTCTTCTTCAG AATCTGGGTCAGGctcagaagaagaggaggaagagtcAAGCAGTGAAGGTTctgaggaagagggagaagaagaggaagaggaggaggagacaggAAGCAATTCTGAGGAAGTGTCTGAGCAGTCAGCTG AAGAGGTGAGCGAGGAAGAAATGAGTGAAGAGGAGGAACAGGAGAATGGAAACCACATCCCAGTTG TTCCAGAGTCAAGGTTTGACCGGGATTCAGCAGGAAGTGaagtggaagaggaggaggtgggggagggCACCCCTCACTCCAATGCCATGACAGAAGGGGATTACATTCCTGACTCCCCAGTCTCCTCACCCATTGAACTGAAACAGGAGCTCCCCAAGTATCTTCCTGCTCTTCAG GGTTGTCGCAGTGTGGAGGAGTTTCAGTGTTTGAACAGGATTGAAGAAGGAACATATGGTGTTGTGTACAGAGCAAAAGACAAGAAGACTG ATGAAATTGTGGCTCTGAAACgactgaaaatggaaaaggaaaaggaaggctTTCCCATTACTTCTCTGAGAGAAATAAACACTATTCTGAAAGCACAACACCTCAATATTGTCACTGTCAGA gAAATTGTTGTAGGCAGTAATATGGATAAAATCTATATTGTCATGAACTATGTAGAACATGATCTCAAGAGCCTGATGGAAACCATGAAGCAGCCGTTTCTCCCAG GTGAAGTGAAAACCTTGATGATCCAGTTACTGCGAGGAGTCAAGCACCTTCATGACAACTGGATACTTCACAGAGACCTGAAAACTTCCAACCTGCTTCTCAGCCACTCAGGCATCTTAAAA GTTGGAGATTTTGGGTTAGCCAGAGAATATGGATCCCCCCTGAAGCCATACACCCCTGTGGTTGTCACCCTCTGGTACAGAGCTCCAGAGCTGTTGCTGGGAGCTAAG GAATATTCAACAGCAATAGACATGTGGTCAGTGGGCTGCATCTTTGGGGAGCTCCTGACACAGAAACCCCTGTTCCCGGGCAAGTCAGAAATTGACCAGATCAACAAAGTTTTTAAG GATCTGGGTACTCCTAGTGAGAAGATCTGGCCTGGTTACAACGAGCTGCCAGCAGTGAAGAAGATGACATTCACAGAGTATCCCTACAACAACCTCCGCAAGAGATTTGGGGCACTCCTGTCTGACCAGGGCTTTGACCTGATGAACAA CTTTTTGACCTACTACCCAGCCAGGAGAATCACTGCTGAAGATGGTTTGAAGCACGAGTATTTCCGTGAGACTCCCCTTCCCATTGACCCCTCCATGTTTCCCACCTGGCCAGCAAAAAGTGAACAGCAAAGGGTAAAACGTGGCACCAGCCCCCGGCCCCCCGAGGGAGGCCTGGGGTACAGTCAGCTG ggGGATGATGATCTGAAAGACACAGGTTTCCATCTGACCACCACAAACCAGGGGGCATCTGCTGCAGGACCTGGTTTCAGCCTCAAGTTCTAA